The Priestia megaterium NBRC 15308 = ATCC 14581 region CTGTTAATTTAGATGATGGTGCCAGTTCATCAAATAAGATTCTGAACCGAAGCAGTTCTGCCAACACTGGAGTAGAAACATTAACAGATGTTCCGGTTCAAGTATCCTATAATGAGAAGAACAGAATTGTAAGAGGTGTTCCGGATACGGTTATTATGACACTGGAAGGTCCTAAAAATATTTTGGCTCAAACAAAGCTACAAAAAGATTATCAAGCTTATATTGACCTTGATAATTTAAGCTTAGGGCAGCATAGAGTCAAGGTTCAGTATCGAAATATCTCTGATAATTTAAACGTAGTGGTTAAGCCTGATATTGTAAATGTAACAATTGAAGAACGCGATTCAAAACAGTTTTCAGTAGAGGCAAGCTATGATAAAAACAAGGTCAAGAATGGATATGAAGCAGGGGAAGCAACCGTTAGTCCAAGAGCCGTCACGGTAACGGGCGCATCAAGTCAATTGGCTCAAGTTGCTTATGTAAAAGCTATTATTGATTTAGATAATGCTTCAAAAACAGTGACGAAACAAGCAACTGTTGTCGCACTAGACAAGAATTTAAATAAATTGAACGTAACAGTTCAACCAGAAACGGTCAATGTAACAATCCCAGTGAGAAATATTAGTAAAAAAGTGCCGGTCGATGTGATTCAAGAAGGCACGCCAGGCGACGGTGTCAACATTACGAAGCTAGAGCCTAAAACAGATACAGTAAAAATTATCGGTCCATCTGATTCTTTAGAAAAAATCGATAAAATTGATAATATTCCAGTCGATGTTACCGGTATTACGAAATCTAAAGATATTAAGGTGAATGTCCCTGTTCCAGACGGAATAGATAGTGTAAGTCCTAAACAAATTACCGTTCATGTCGAAGTAGACAAACAAGGTGATGAGAAAGACGCAGAAGAAACGGATGCAAGTGTAGCTGAGACTAAGTC contains the following coding sequences:
- a CDS encoding CdaR family protein, with product MDKLMNRSWVMKIIALLLAFMLYLSVNLDDGASSSNKILNRSSSANTGVETLTDVPVQVSYNEKNRIVRGVPDTVIMTLEGPKNILAQTKLQKDYQAYIDLDNLSLGQHRVKVQYRNISDNLNVVVKPDIVNVTIEERDSKQFSVEASYDKNKVKNGYEAGEATVSPRAVTVTGASSQLAQVAYVKAIIDLDNASKTVTKQATVVALDKNLNKLNVTVQPETVNVTIPVRNISKKVPVDVIQEGTPGDGVNITKLEPKTDTVKIIGPSDSLEKIDKIDNIPVDVTGITKSKDIKVNVPVPDGIDSVSPKQITVHVEVDKQGDEKDAEETDASVAETKSFKNLPVSLTGQSSKYTYELLSPTSVDADVKGPKSDLDKLTKSGISLSANVENLSAGEHTVPIIINSPDSVTSTLSTKQAKVRVTAKKQSGTNDEQTDKETSGSTSDKETKPDTGTGSGTNPGTGNSGDSGDSADKPSEETDTPEDNTDTPTDSTETGDDSSNNQSDENSTPVDGQTDNTSGN